One region of Manis pentadactyla isolate mManPen7 chromosome 9, mManPen7.hap1, whole genome shotgun sequence genomic DNA includes:
- the LOC118912135 gene encoding olfactory receptor 52J3-like produces MLYQNGSSLHPATFFLIGIPGLEGIHAWISLPFCSVYLVALVGNATILLVIKVEQTLREPMFYFLSLLSIIDLALCRSSVPRMLGILWFDAHEINFGTCVAQMFLIHAFTGMEDDVLVAMAFDRYVAICTPLHYKFIMTSRVLVGITMGIVVRPILLILPMVYLIYRLPFCQARIIAHSYCEHMGIAKLSCGNIRINAIYGLFVVSLFLLNLVLIGISYIYILRSVFRLPSRNARLKALNMCGSHVAVICVFYVPSVFSFLTHRFGHNIPRYIHILVTNLYLVIPPSLNPIIYGVRTKQIRERVLRVISAH; encoded by the coding sequence ATGCTTTATCAAAATGGCAGCAGTTTACACCCAGCCACGTTTTTCCTCATTGGAATCCCAGGTCTGGAAGGTATCCACGCCTGGATCTCCCTGCCTTTCTGCTCTGTTTACCTTGTGGCTTTAGTGGGAAATGCCACAATTCTGCTAGTCATCAAGGTGGAGCAGACCCTCCGAGAGCCCATGTTCTACTTTCTATCCCTCCTTTCCATAATTGATTTGGCCCTTTGTAGAAGCTCTGTGCCCCGCATGCTGGGCATCCTCTGGTTTGATGCCCATGAGATTAACTTTGGCACTTGTGTGGCCCAGATGTTTCTGATCCATGCGTTCACTGGCATGGAGGATGATGTCCTTGTGGCCATGGCATTTGACCGTTACGTGGCGATCTGTACTCCTCTCCACTACAAGTTCATCATGACGTCCCGGGTGCTGGTGGGCATCACCATGGGCATTGTAGTTCGTCCAATCCTGCTCATACTTCCCATGGTTTATCTCATCTACCGCCTACCCTTCTGCCAGGCTCGTATAATAGCTCATTCCTACTGTGAACACATGGGCATTGCAAAACTGTCCTGTGGAAACATCCGTATCAATGCCATCTATGGGCTCTTTGtggtctctctcttccttctgaacCTGGTCCTTATTGGCATCTCCTACATTTACATTCTCCGCTCTGTCTTCCGTCTCCCATCGCGGAATGCTCGACTAAAAGCCCTGAACATGTGTGGCTCGCATGTTGCAGTCATCTGTGTTTTCTATGTCCCCTCGGTCTTCTCCTTCCTCACTCACCGATTTGGGCACAACATACCACGCTATATTCATATTCTTGTCACCAACCTGTATCTGGTTATCCCCCCTTCCCTCAACCCCATTATTTATGGTGTGAGGACCAAGCAGATACGCGAGCGAGTGCTCCGTGTCATTTCTGCACACTAG